A window of the Hordeum vulgare subsp. vulgare chromosome 5H, MorexV3_pseudomolecules_assembly, whole genome shotgun sequence genome harbors these coding sequences:
- the LOC123395252 gene encoding ubiquitin-conjugating enzyme E2-23 kDa, giving the protein MSSPSKRREMDLMKLMMSDYKVDMINDGMQEFFVHFHGPNDSIYQGGVWKVRVELTEAYPYKSPSIGFTNKIYHPNVDEMSGSVCLDVINQTWSPMFDLVNIFEVFLPQLLLYPNPSDPLNGEAASLMMRDKNAYEQKVKEYCERYAKAEDISPEEEEEESDEEPSDAEVCDSGDEAIMGHADP; this is encoded by the exons aTGTCTTCCCCAAGCAAGCGGAGGGAGATGGATCTCATGAAGCT TATGATGAGTGATTACAAGGTGGACATGATCAACGACGGGATGCAGGAGTTCTTCGTCCACTTCCACGGACCAAACGACA GTATTTACCAGGGTGGTGTGTGGAAGGTGAGGGTTGAGCTGACTGAAGCTTACCCTTACAAATCCccttccattggcttcaccaacaaGATCTATCACCCCAATGTCGATGAGAT GTCCGGATCGGTCTGCTTGGACGTGATCAACCAGACCTGGAGCCCAATGTTTG ACCTAGTGAATATCTTTGAGGTGTTCCTGCCCCAGCTTCTCCTCTACCCTAACCCATCGGACCCATTGAATGGCGAGGCGGCATCGCTGATGATGCGCGACAagaatgcctatgaacaaaaagTCAAAG AATATTGTGAGAGATATGCCAAGGCTGAAGACATATCcccagaggaggaagaggaggagagcgACGAGGAGCCGAGCGACGCCGAGGTCTGCGACTCCGGCGACGAGGCCATCATGGGCCACGCAGACCCTTGA